CTTTGGTAAAGGCGATCACCGCTCCTTTGCTGGCGCTGTAAGCGATGGCATCCGCGGCCTCGGATTCCGTCCCGACGATCCCCATAATGGAAGCGATGTTGACGATACTTCCGCTTTTCTGCCGGATCATTACCCGGCCGGCAACCTGGGAAAAAAGAAAAACTCCGGTAATGTTCGTCTCCATTACTTTTTGCCATCCTTCCAGTGAGTGGTCTTCTGGAGGAGCCCCCCAATTCGCCCCCGAATTGTTCACCAGGATATCAACCCGCCCGAATTCCTTAAGGGTCTTGTCAACCACCTCCTGGATGTCCTTTAAAAATTTCACATCACACTTTAAGGCTAAGGCCTTCACGCCCAATTTTGAAAGCTTCTCCGCCGCTCTCTGACAATTTTCTATTTTCCGCGAACAAAGCACGACATTGGCTCCGGCTTCAGCCAGGCCTTCAGCCATTTTCAACCCAATTCCTTTTCCTCCACCGCTAACGATGGCTACCTTCCCGCTTAAATCGAACATTTCTTTGACATTCATTTTCCCGCCTCCGATTAAAAATCATAGGGACGCAGATTTTCGTAGATATACGCAGTTAAGAGCAGAATGGAGGAACCTGTTTTTTCTGCGTTCATCCGCGTCCAAAATAGTTTTTGGATTTTTTCAAATAAAGCGAACGATCCTTGCCCCTGTCCTCTGGTCCAAGCGATGGATCCCTTCTTCCTGGGCTATCGCTAAAGCTTCTTCATACTCGGCTGGGGTGACTCTCCGATTCAAGGAAGGATGCTTATGCGCCTCTCCGCAGGGACGGTATTGAGCCATGATATTGACATAGGTATGGGGGGAAATTTCCTTCGCCAAAAAACCCATGGCCTCCCGGGTCCCGGCCAATTCACCCGGTAGAACCAAGTGCCTTATTAACAGCCCCCGCTCGGCAATGCCCCGTTGGTTGACCACCAAATCCCCCACTTGCCGATGCATTTCTTTGATCGCCGCCTTAGCCCTTTCCGGGTAATCTTTAGCCCGGCAGAACCTGTCGGCGACTCCCCCATCTAAAAACTTTATATCCGGCATGTAAAGGTCAAACACGCCATCCAGCATTTTAAGGGTCTCTACCGAATCATACCCACCCGTGTTATAGACTAATGGAATCCGCAATCCCCCGGCGATCGCCTGAGGTAAAGCAGCCAGAATTTGGGCCACCACATGCGAAGGGGACACAAAGTTGATGTTGTGGCAGCCGATTTCTTGCAGGCTGAGCATGATTTTGGCCAAATGGTCAGGCGTAACCTCCCGGCCTTCGCCCAGATGGCTGATCTCGTAATTTTGGCAGAAAAGGCACAGAAGGTTACAGTGCGCAAAAAAAATCGTCCCCGACCCTCTGGAACCTACCAAAAGATCTTCTTCGCCGAAATGGGGGCTGTAACTGGATACGACGGCTTGTACCCCCGTGCGGCAATATCCTTTTTGGTCAATACTCCGTTCCACCCCGCATTCACGCGGACAAAGGCAGCAGGATTTTAAAATCTCCTCAGCCTGGGACACTCGATCTTTAAGGCTTCCATTCTCAAAAAGGCTCAAATAAGCGGGGCGGAAAATTTTTTCTTCTTTTTGCGCCATCTATTCTTTTTTCTTTTCTAACAACGATTGCAGCTTTTCCGTCGGATGGTACTGGATCCCCCTGCCCTTTCCGGAAAGTGCGAAATACCCCTGTTTGGCCAGTTCCCGCATTAAGTTCAAGGCTTTCTTCCTGGAGACTGCCTTCGGCTGCTTTAGGTCGGCAAGAGTGAAGAAACCCTTCTTTTCCAGAGCTTCCCCGACCCAGTCCAAACCCGGAAGGGAAGCGTTTCGATCGGCCAGTTCTAAAACGCGGTAACCCTTTCCGTGTTTTTTAAGTGGCTGCACGATTCCTTTATTGACCATTTCTCTGATCTCGGTGTAGGCTGCGTCCCGGCCTACTCCTAATTTCTGGTAATCCGTGCTGCTGAAAATCATGCCCTGGACTCTGGCGTAGGCCAAGATTCGCTTCTGTCTTGGGTTCAGTCCATGATCTCGAAAACGTTGCATCCAGACCAGCGTGCTTTCGTCCATGGTCGGCGTGTTCCGGAATATCAAGGAATAAAAATCCCCTTCTTCTTGCAACTCCGGAGGATTCAGACCATGCCGCTCCATCTCCCGGAATATCTGGGGAAGGCCTCCTCCCAATGCCTTCATAATGCCCCGATCGACCAGGACGCGGGTTAGCAGAGGATTCCTGGAATAATGGACCCTTTCCTGGCGCAGGAGTTGTTTCATTTTTACGGGCCCGGGGAGTCGGCCGGGGTTGCGGATCTCGATGCGGTCATCGAACATCCAAATTTCAATCGCCCTTCCTTCCCGACTGTAATCTCTATGGGCGATGGCGTTAATAAGAGCCTCCCGTAAGGCGAAAACAGGGTATGCGAATTTCTCCTGGAAGAAGAGGTCGCGCGGTACAACCTTTTCTTTAATAAGCTCTCCAATGAAGCCATCCACCTCCCCGATCAATTTCAGGATGGGTCCTTCGAAGCGGACTCGTTCGGCAACGTTATACTCGCTCCCCGTCCCTCTTTCGCTTCCCTCAAAACGGACGAATTCAACCCCTGGCCGGGGGTGCCAGCGCAAAGGATCTTTTCCGAATAGGTAGGCAGCCGCCCGGGTCAATAATGGCTTCCCGTTGCAATACTCAATCAGACCGTAGGGGCGGTGGAGGATCTTTTCAGCCTCTCCGAGCGTTCCCAAAGGAGCTATGAAATCAGCTACCAAGTCTTGATCTAAGTCTTCCCAAGAGCTTTGCAGAAGGACTTCACGCTCGTGCCAGGTTTCGGCTCGGGCCTCTTTTAGATTGGCTACTCTTTCTCTGGAAAGAGGGATATTCTCCGGTCCAACGCGAATATAGCACTTCCCATTGAGTAGAAGATGAATGGTAGGGCTGGGGGCTATTGCGAAGCGGAGAAGGATTTTTCCTCCGATCTCCTCTGTTGCCGCCTTGAATTTCAGGGGGGGGATTGAGGACTTTTCCAAAGCGCGAATCAAAAGTTGACGACTCCGATCGTCAAAATAAATTCCTTCTGCTTCGCCGTCCCCTGTTGCACCTAAAAGAACCGTTCCCCCTTCAGCGTTGCCCATGGCAATTAAAGACTCGTTAACGCCTTGGATGATTTCCTTAAGAGTCCTTTTTTTAAGTTTACCGCTGAAACTCTTCCGGTAGCAGCTTGTGATTTCTACAAACTGCCCTGATCCAAGTTGCAATAATTCACTCCAATCTTCTTTCATAAGGTTCCTTCCTTATGTTAGGTTGAGTTGGAAGAAATTTTGGGCATTACCAAAAGTCTGCTCGGCAATCTTTTCCGGTTCCAGGCTCAACAGAGCGTTTACAGCATGCAGGGTATTCATAAGGTCTTTCGGTTCGCTCGGCCTCCCTTGGTATACCTCCGGAGCATCTGTTTCCAGAAGTAACCGATCCGGGGGCGTAGCCTGGATGGCCCGGCGGTGCCTTTCGCTGTAAGCGGCTGCTGGCGTTGCTGAAATATAATATCCCATCTCGAATATTGCTTTCAGAATCTCTGCCGGGCCGCTGTACCAATGGAAAACTGCTTTCTCAACTTGGAAAGTTTTCACCAAATTCAGAACCGCCGCCCAGGCTCGCCGAGCGTGCAGGAGAATGGGTTTCTTTTCCTTGACAGCAATCTCGAGT
This genomic window from Deltaproteobacteria bacterium contains:
- a CDS encoding SDR family oxidoreductase → MNVKEMFDLSGKVAIVSGGGKGIGLKMAEGLAEAGANVVLCSRKIENCQRAAEKLSKLGVKALALKCDVKFLKDIQEVVDKTLKEFGRVDILVNNSGANWGAPPEDHSLEGWQKVMETNITGVFLFSQVAGRVMIRQKSGSIVNIASIMGIVGTESEAADAIAYSASKGAVIAFTKDLAAKWAKHNIRVNAIAPGWFPTDMTQWVLEHHGKKLLSHIPMGRFGEEDELKGATVYLASKASRYVTGAIIPVDGGYLTI
- a CDS encoding ATP-binding protein produces the protein MKEDWSELLQLGSGQFVEITSCYRKSFSGKLKKRTLKEIIQGVNESLIAMGNAEGGTVLLGATGDGEAEGIYFDDRSRQLLIRALEKSSIPPLKFKAATEEIGGKILLRFAIAPSPTIHLLLNGKCYIRVGPENIPLSRERVANLKEARAETWHEREVLLQSSWEDLDQDLVADFIAPLGTLGEAEKILHRPYGLIEYCNGKPLLTRAAAYLFGKDPLRWHPRPGVEFVRFEGSERGTGSEYNVAERVRFEGPILKLIGEVDGFIGELIKEKVVPRDLFFQEKFAYPVFALREALINAIAHRDYSREGRAIEIWMFDDRIEIRNPGRLPGPVKMKQLLRQERVHYSRNPLLTRVLVDRGIMKALGGGLPQIFREMERHGLNPPELQEEGDFYSLIFRNTPTMDESTLVWMQRFRDHGLNPRQKRILAYARVQGMIFSSTDYQKLGVGRDAAYTEIREMVNKGIVQPLKKHGKGYRVLELADRNASLPGLDWVGEALEKKGFFTLADLKQPKAVSRKKALNLMRELAKQGYFALSGKGRGIQYHPTEKLQSLLEKKKE
- a CDS encoding TatD family hydrolase gives rise to the protein MNLIDTHAHLDKIKDIEGALDRAQKVGVRAIVGVGADLVSNEKILTLAGRYPGLIYPALGLHPWRLNSDDLEANFSLIKRELPQCLALGEIGLDFALETPQDHQREIFGRLLEIAVKEKKPILLHARRAWAAVLNLVKTFQVEKAVFHWYSGPAEILKAIFEMGYYISATPAAAYSERHRRAIQATPPDRLLLETDAPEVYQGRPSEPKDLMNTLHAVNALLSLEPEKIAEQTFGNAQNFFQLNLT
- a CDS encoding radical SAM protein: MAQKEEKIFRPAYLSLFENGSLKDRVSQAEEILKSCCLCPRECGVERSIDQKGYCRTGVQAVVSSYSPHFGEEDLLVGSRGSGTIFFAHCNLLCLFCQNYEISHLGEGREVTPDHLAKIMLSLQEIGCHNINFVSPSHVVAQILAALPQAIAGGLRIPLVYNTGGYDSVETLKMLDGVFDLYMPDIKFLDGGVADRFCRAKDYPERAKAAIKEMHRQVGDLVVNQRGIAERGLLIRHLVLPGELAGTREAMGFLAKEISPHTYVNIMAQYRPCGEAHKHPSLNRRVTPAEYEEALAIAQEEGIHRLDQRTGARIVRFI